A DNA window from Hordeum vulgare subsp. vulgare chromosome 1H, MorexV3_pseudomolecules_assembly, whole genome shotgun sequence contains the following coding sequences:
- the LOC123434997 gene encoding COP9 signalosome complex subunit 1-like, whose protein sequence is MDVEDELPTAPAPADGGESSHALVSGDQFDVEAYAAQYSGRTRVARLLFIAEKCGSEQMRLDALRLAYDWALKGEDTALHRDISVRIAGRLGSRYAVDQAWSDAVERRALLRKDKLDSELNVYRTNLIKESIRMGYNDLGDFHYAQGHLSEAFKSYIRTRDYCTTSKHVVQMCLNVILVSIELGQFMHVSNYVIKAEQTPDDMDPITAAKLRSAAGLAYMETNKYKLAARKFIETGSELRTNYSEVIAPQDVAVYGALCALASFDRSELKSKVIDNYNFRNFLELVPEVRELVNDFYASRYGSCLGYLEKLKSNLLLDMHLHEHIETLYKDIRHKAIIQYTFPFISVDLNLMAVAFQTSVSLLEKELAALITDNKIQARIDSHNKILYASHADQRNATFQRALQTGNEFERDVKSMLLRANLLKHEYSQKAAEKKL, encoded by the exons ATGGACGTCGAGGATGAGCTCCCGACCGCGCCCGCACCCGCGGACGGCGGCGAGTCCTCGCACGCGCTGGTGTCCGGGGACCAGTTCGACGTGGAGGCGTACGCGGCTCAGTACTCGGGGCGCACGCGCGTGGCGCGGCTCCTCTTCATCGCGGAGAAGTGCGGGTCGGAGCAGATGCGTCTGGATGCGCTCCGGCTGGCCTACGACTGGGCCCTCAAGGGCGAGGACACGGCCCTCCACCGCGACATCTCCGTTAGGATCGCCGGCCGCCTCGGCTCCCGCTACGCCGTCGACCAGGCCTGGTCCGACGCCGTCGAGCGCCGCGCCCTGCTGCGCAAGGACAAGCTTGACAGCGAGCTCAATGTCTACAGG ACCAATCTGATCAAAGAGAGCATCCGGATGGGTTACAACGACCTTGGGGACTTCCACTATGCTCAGGGCCACCTTTCAGAGGCCTTCAAGAGCTATATCAGGACCCGCGATTACTGCACTACCTCGAAGCATGTTGTTCAGATGTGCTTGAATGTCATACTTGTTAGCATTGAGCTGGGGCAGTTTATGCACGTCTCAAATTATGTCATCAAGGCGGAGCAGACCCCAGACGATATGGATCCTATTACTGCCGCCAAGTTGCGATCTGCTGCTGGGTTAGCCTACATGGAAACAAACAAGTACAAACTTGCTGCCCGAAAG TTTATAGAGACAGGATCAGAGCTAAGGACCAACTATTCTGAAGTTATAGCTCCACAAGATGTTGCTGTCTATGGTGCACTATGCGCGCTTGCTTCTTTTGATCGCTCAGAGCTGAAG AGCAAAGTTATTGACAACTACAATTTTCGCAATTTTTTGGAATTAGTGCCTGAAGTAAGGGAGCTGGTAAATGATTTTTATGCAAG CCGCTACGGGTCATGTCTGGGATATCTTGAGAAGCTGAAGTCAAACCTGCTGCTGGATATGCATTTGCACGAGCATATCGAAACTCTGTACAAGGACATTCGCCACAAAGCCATCATTCAGTACACATTCCCATTCATATCTGTTGATCTCAACTTGATGGCTGTTGCCTTCCAGACCTCTGTGTCCCTGTTAGAGAAAGAGTTGGCAGCGCTTATCACCGATAACAAGATACAG GCTCGCATAGACTCGCACAACAAGATTTTGTACGCAAGTCACGCCGATCAAAGAAACGCAACCTTCCAGCGGGCACTGCAGACGGGCAACGAGTTTGAGAGAGATGTCAAGTCCATGCTTCTGAGGGCGAACCTTCTCAAGCACGAGTACAGTCAGAAGGCAGCAGAAAAGAAGCTGTGA